TTAGCTTCTCCCCGTAGGGCTAAGGGAGCAAATGTGAAACTTGACAACTCACATTCGGTCATCCTAACTGTCCCTCCCCTGGGCTTCCCTCACATCGACACTGCAGAGAAAAAACCAAATGCAGTATTTTCCGTTATGAAACACAAGCCTCCAGAGCGTCTGCTTGGcaactgcaattcacaaaccccCAGCCTGTGACACAGAAAGTAATTCCAACACACAGCACTGTGTGTTCTTTTCAATGCAAAAATGGGAAAGACCTTTCAAATAATTACCAGAACTTTAAAGCTAAGCTACCGTGGTTTTCCTCTGTGAAGGGGGAGGTAAGCTCaagtggggtggtggggggaactGCATCTCCAAGATGCCGTGTGCATTTCATTAGGAAGAAAAGGTGACACTGATGTGATGGGTTCTGTATTTGCTATGAGGTGGCCTCAATGTGTCCTTCTGAAATCCTGGCTTCCATAAGTGACTCCCATCTTTGGAAACCCCTAAGCCGGTGATGAAGATTTGCATGAAAGCCATGGATACATATTCTGTGTTCTAAATCAAAAATCAAAAGATCAAAAGTCACTTGCACGACTATTGCTTTCCATGCAGAACCAGATACACACTGTAGAACACACTGACTACAATGCAGGCTATTATGCAATATCTGCATTAGTTCCATTGAGCTGTGAGTACGTTAATAGGGTTCAATCAGACATCAGTTAACATTTTGGTAATATTCACATAGTTTGTATTAGCCAAAGTGCAGTTGGCTGTTTTCAAGTTTTCCTCTCTAAAGTCCTCGTTACTATTGTTTACCCCCTCCTGGATCTCCATGTAGTCAGACTTACTAATGGTAGAGGCACTTCTACTTTTCTTTAGGTCAGGGGAGGATGGGATCTTTGGACAGCTCGTAACTTGCAAGTACTGGGCCTgttcctctccctctgtctcccggTGGTAGAAGTAGTTGAAATTGGACACTATGACGGGGACAGGTAAGGCAATGGTTAACACACCTGCAATTGCACATAGGGAACCCACGATCTTTCCCCCAATAGTAGTTGGAACCATGTCTCCATAGCCTACAGTTGTCATGGAGACGACTGCCCACCAGAAGGCATCTGGGATGCTCGGGAATTGGGACTCTCGCTCATCGGCCTCTGCGAAATAGACAGCACTAGAGAAAAGGATGACCCCGATGAAGAGGAAGAATATCAGGAGGCCCAATTCTCTCATGCTGGCTTTGAGGGTCTGACCTAGAATCTGAAGACCTTTGGAGTGTCTGGACAActtgaaaatcctaaagactcttaCCAACCGGATGACTCGAAGGATGGCCAGTGACATGGCCTGCTGGCCCTGCTGAGCATCTTCTGGCTTCTCAGCCAGCTCTGTTCCCAGGGTGATAAAGTAGGGGATGATGGCTACAATGTCAATGATGTTCATAATGTTGGTGAAGAAGCCGGCTTTGCTGGGACAGGCAAAGAACCTCACCAAGAACTCAAAGGAGAACCAGATGATGCAGAGGGTCTCTACAATGAAGAAAGGGTCGGTGAAGGAAGTGGACTGCTGGTACCCGATGGTGCTATTGGAATAGGTATGGAAGGTCACTCCACTGCCATGCATGTCTTCATTCTCATCCCGGAATATGGGCAATGTCTCCAGGCAGAAGCTGACAATGGAGATCAAGATCACCATGACAGATACAATAGCTATAATCCTGGCAGGCCCTGAGCTCTCTGGGTATTCAAAGAGAAGCCACACCTGTCTCTGGAATTCATTTTCCGGTAAAGGACGCTCTTCCTCTTTGATGTAGCCTTCATCTTCCCGAAACATCTCCATTGCTTCTTCTCCCAGCTCATAAAACCGAATTTCTTCAGAGAATATATCTAAGGGCACATTCACGGGTCGCCTCAACCGGCCCCCAGACTGGTAGTAGTACAGAATGGCATCAAAGCTTGGGCGGTTCCGATCGAAAAAGTACTCATTCCGGAGAGGGTCAAAGTATCTCATCCGTTTCTTTGGGTCCCCTAAGAGGGTCTCTGGAAACTGGGCTAAGGTCTTTAGCTGGGTCTCAAACCGCAGCCCTGAGATGTTGATCACCACCCTCTCACAGCATTCGTGGTCTGCTTCTGGGTCATAGGTGTCCTGCGGGTGCCCAGGGAGGGCAGCGGCCTCATCCACTGGGTCTCCGGTGGCCACTGTCATAATTGGAACCAAGAGAAGCGCCTCTTGCTACGCCTTCTGGATGGCCTGCCTGGCGGCAGGGAGCTCAGGGTGCTGCTTACGGCCCCAGGAAACACAGCAGCATCGGCCTGCGCTCCTGCAGGGGAGCCCCCAGGTCTCTCTGAGAGCCAGAGAGATAGCCCCGCTTGGCTGAAAGACAGAGGCAGTTAAGGACATAAGACCACTCAGCATTGGCAACTCAACCTGGGTTGctgctttttctctctcatctctcagCCAAGAAGCTCAAAAATATGACCACCACCACAAAAAAAGTAAGATTTATGTTCACCTCGTGGCCTGGCTGGGGATGAGAGGGGAGCAGGTGGCGGTCTCTCAAGAAAGCTCTGGAATGCCCTGCACTGGGGGCAGGTGGCTGGTACAGGTCCCTCTGCACTGCACAGGCTTCAC
This genomic stretch from Kogia breviceps isolate mKogBre1 chromosome 1, mKogBre1 haplotype 1, whole genome shotgun sequence harbors:
- the KCNA2 gene encoding potassium voltage-gated channel subfamily A member 2, with protein sequence MTVATGDPVDEAAALPGHPQDTYDPEADHECCERVVINISGLRFETQLKTLAQFPETLLGDPKKRMRYFDPLRNEYFFDRNRPSFDAILYYYQSGGRLRRPVNVPLDIFSEEIRFYELGEEAMEMFREDEGYIKEEERPLPENEFQRQVWLLFEYPESSGPARIIAIVSVMVILISIVSFCLETLPIFRDENEDMHGSGVTFHTYSNSTIGYQQSTSFTDPFFIVETLCIIWFSFEFLVRFFACPSKAGFFTNIMNIIDIVAIIPYFITLGTELAEKPEDAQQGQQAMSLAILRVIRLVRVFRIFKLSRHSKGLQILGQTLKASMRELGLLIFFLFIGVILFSSAVYFAEADERESQFPSIPDAFWWAVVSMTTVGYGDMVPTTIGGKIVGSLCAIAGVLTIALPVPVIVSNFNYFYHRETEGEEQAQYLQVTSCPKIPSSPDLKKSRSASTISKSDYMEIQEGVNNSNEDFREENLKTANCTLANTNYVNITKMLTDV